tattttaaatataaatatttcacattcctatgttcgtcacatagaaaaaatgtttttttttatttgtaattaattatttttcttcatatctgtatatacaataaatatctatatgtatctatgagctagattatgagtggagcgctattttttgTGCTCCCACCCTCGCATTGACTTTGCTATTAAGAGGCTTTTGCGCACTTTAGGCTGCgcttgtattaagagttgaaaCCAAAAAATGTGTGCGCAAGTcgaacccgacgagtgcaaaaagcctccatctagcaaagacACCATTGATttaacgtactcccccatagacttcaaggcagcgaaaataactgaaaaaaactaACCCACATCTCAATAAGACCCCTacaaccctaaaccgccataacccacacTGCAAATgaacccactacattattaaccccctaaccactacATAGCCTACCGCTATTAACTCTCTttacaatattaaccccctaaccaccacataGCCTACCGCTATTAActctctacattattaaccccctaaccaccacataGCCTACCGCTATTAACTCTCTttacaatattaaccccctaaccaccacataACCTACCGCAATTAActctctacattattaaccccctaaccactacATAGCCTACCGCTATTAACTCTCTttacaatattaaccccctaaccaccacataGCCTACCGCTATTAActctctacattattaaccccctaaccaccacataGCCTACCGCTATTAACTCTCTttacaatattaaccccctaaccaccacataGCCTACCGCAATTAActctctacattattaaccccctaaccaccacataACCTACCGCTATTAACtctttacaatattaaccccttaaccatcacATAGCCTACCGCTATTAACTTTttacaatattaaccccctaaccaccacataGCCAACCGCAATTAActctctacattattaaccccctaaccaccacataACCTACCGCTATTAACTCTttacaatattaaccccctaaccaccacataGCCTACCGCAATTAACTCTctacaatattaaccccctaaccaccacataACCTACCGCAATTAActctctacattattaaccccctaaccaccacataACCTACCGCTATTAACTCTCTttacaatattaaccccctaaccaccacataACCTACCGCTATTAACTCTCTttacaatattaaccccctaaccaccacataGCCTACCGCAATTAActctctacattattaaccccctaaccaccacataACCTACCGCTATTAACTCTCTttacaatattaaccccctaaccaccacataGCCTACCGCAATTAACTCTCTACACTACCAACCCccaaaactgccacatagcccaccgcaatttATTTCCAACACTATTAACTCTTAAACGGCCACATAGCCCATTGCAAAGTACCCCTTAACgtactaacagctaaccccccaaacacccctaaccaaacaccccctaaaccttttctttgactgcatcattctatctagcatttatttagtgtttaatgtcctttttaaattattttgatatGTGTATAgtatagcaattaaagggacaaacaactcaatttgtttatcatttttttatatgtataattcTATGCATAATTAGTTTTGCACAACACGAGGACGGTGCAGGTGACGTAGTAAGGATTCTggtatatgtattcatgtgttgttTTATGGTTGCCAATAGGTTCCACcagaagaggaggagagaaggagagtGCGGAGAGAAAGGAACAAAATTGCTGCAGCAAAGTGCAGGAACAGACGTAAGGAGCTGACTGATTATTTACAGGCAGTAAGTAGACTCATATCTTTTAGGGTGGGTTTGTGCACTATTTGTAATCACAAGTAACAAACGGTTATTAAATCATCAGTGTTGTAGCATACCTTTTTGTTATGAAGGTGGCTAGCAAGTACAATGAATACTTTACTAAAACAGCACACAAAGGAAGATTTGTGCAAGAAAAGATTGCTACACCTTCAGTATAACATAATGTAGTTATAAGTCTCAAGAATTCATACATCCATCATTCACACTAATTACTTTATTGAAATGTGTAACAAACAAGCGCAACACATACATGCTAAGTTAAAAATACTTCAACCCCTAGGTTGAGCATAATGCTGTTGCTTGAAAACATATACCGTTATTATTAGTCAGATATACGTTCCGCAATAGGTAGTAGCCCTGCTGCCCTTAACAtataaattgtcattttattaaatcgGCTTTCTGAGGCTAAGCTCCTTTTATCGCGGAAGATATATTTATCTTTATGCTGGCTATGATAGATTCAAGCCCGCACTATTAAACCATGCAGTACACTGAGTTAAAAATGAGGAGACAATGCCCCTGACATGTACGCCCCCCGACGCGTGTTTCACATTACGTTCCAAAGAAGCGggatgtgaaacgcgcgtcaggggcgtACATGTTAGGAGAATCATCTCCTCATTTGTATCCCAAAAGATAGCGTACAGCACCACGGTAAACGTGATGCTCATGGAAAAAAGGGTGACTGCAAACCCTTAGCAAATCCAACAAACAGAATCCACAGCACCATATACTTGTAGTAGCCATTTATTAAAACTTCTTCTCACATAGTGGTCTCCTCATTTTTAACTCAGCGTACTCCATGGTTTAATAGCGCGGTCTTGAAACTATCATAGCCAGCATAAAGATAAATATAGCTCCCGTTATATGTTAAGGGCTACTCCCTATTGCAGAACATATATCTGACTAATGATAACGGTATATGTTTTTTTAGAAGTAGCATTATGCTCAACCTAGGGGTTCAAGTATGTTTAACTTAGCATGTATGTGCTGTGCTTGTTtgttatacattttaataaagtaattaGTGTGAATGATGGATGTATGAATTCTTGAGACTTATTTTTTCTAAGTGCTACATTATGTTATACTGAAGGTGTAGCAATCTTTTCTTACACAAATCttcctttgtgtttttttattaaagtaagtaaAATCAATCATGAAGGCATTATATAAAGATTAGTGAAAAGTATTACACGAACCTCAAATGAGTATAGGAGAGGCTGAAATAATGAATAacgtaaaaaaaagagagaggaaatgTGTGCGGGCAAAAGATAATGTGTAGGTGATATCAGAACTACTGGGATTTGGGAAGGAATGATTGGTTTAAGGCAAACAAGCAGAGATAAAGGGTTAACAGAAGTCTCAAAATGACTATTTCTCTTTTGATGTTACAGGAGACGGACAAACTTGAAGAAGAGAAATCTGCTCTTCAGAAGGAGATTGCTGAGCTGCAGAAGCAAAAGGATAAGTTGGAACTCATCTTCGATGCCCATCGTCCCATCTGCAAAGTAACTCAACCCCACCAACAAGATCAGAAGATGTCCTCTCCCAAACTAGTCAAGAAGGAACTTTGCGAAGAACCCAATAAGGTTTCCAAAGCCAACCTTCCTAAAATCAAGTTAAGTCAAACCCTTGTGGAACCTGAGACTCTACACACTCCAACCTTGATGAAGACTCCATCGATTACCCCTTTTACTTCAAGTTTAGTATTTACATATCCTGGTCCTCAGGAGACCTGCTCAACTGCACACCGTAGATACAGCAGTAGCAGCAGTAGTGGGGAACAGAGCCCTCAATCCCTTGGCTCTCCAAGCTTATTGACTCTTTAAAACTAATGCAGATCATTATGATGTGTATTCTACTGGCTGTCAATCAAACTTTAAGAGATCCATGCTAATCCCCCAATCTCTTATAAGGATCTCTATTCACTTACATTGTAAGGCATGCTATCACTTAAACCTATAAAGGCTGCTATCACTTTCCCCTATATAAAATATGCTTTCCCTATAAGGGATTTTATCCAGATGCGTAACCTCTAGTTAGGTTACAAGGAAAGTTAATGGCAGAGCCAGATGAAACGGTGACTTCCGTTAAACGGTCACAAACAAAGTCAACGGCTGAGCCGAATCAGACGGATGACATTTTATTTTACATAGGCTTGCCAAAAAATTCATAAGCAGAGCTTGGTTtctctgtatttatttaaataatatttttatatggtTGTTTAAAAGAGGTATAAGTATAAATTTTGATAATGAGATTTTAATAAAATACCCCAGGATTaagacaaataaaatatttttgtggtCAAAATGCTCttgcatgcatgtatatatgtctggggattgatagatagatagatagatagatagatagatagatagatagatatgttatGGATGGATAATAGacagtaaatatatatgatatagatagatagatttttttaaacCTAAGTAGTTGTCTCTGGCTGctggccaatcagggacagctaTGATAACAATTTTGTACTCTATGTTCTACTGAATAACAGAAATATTTTTACAAGCAGCAGTGGTTTTACAGGGTTGCACAGAGTTTCAAAAGCACCCCTAATATTTTATGTCACACTCCCATTaatctagggtgaccatattgccgcttcaaaaagggacacatatgaaaaatacatatgtcagggcggtttaaaaaaaaatgttttgaataatgttccattaaaagaaccctgacatatgtatttttcatgtgtccctttttaaagcggcaatatggtcaccctatattaaTCTCATAGCACTGAGAAAGAGCATGAAAACTGCCCCTCTCCTTTTATGTCCATTCCTCCTTGACCACACCCATGCGCTGCCTTACCATATAGTCCTAACCATATAGTTAAGCTACCAAACAAACTAACCTCACCCATGGCACACTCGGCTCTTTCCCAGAACACCTGTAACCCTGACTCCACCCTTCTGACTTCACCCATGATAACCCACAACTCTGATTCATTCCCTAACATCCTGGTCCATGCATGAAGCTTTGCTGAGTAAGTGTTTGCCCTCCCCATAAATGTACTTTCTAGAACCGCCattggaagaaaaaaacatttatgggAATGGAGGTGTGGCAGGAAtcgaagaaaataaatatatataaactccAGTTCATATCTTGAAAAATGTTGGAATTAGTTGCTCTTTGGGAACGTTTCAGTGATAGGTTTGATATCAGAGATTTTTTGTTGAAACTTTCCCTAAAAAGTATTAGATAAAtgggagtaatttgtttttttttcctagcAATTGGGCTAAGGATCTGACATTATTCCCATGGTTAAGTCCATAAGAAGGGGGGGTGTCTCCTACAAGAGGAGATGCCCAAGGTGTGTCCTTTAGATAGAAGGAGACGATCCATAGTTGGCACTGATAATAGTCTGTATTGTCTCAATAATATTACATTGGATTGTGTTGTATGTGACTTTTATACTGGATCTGTATGTGACTAgcaaataaaacaatgttggttaacAGCAAACTGTGTCTTTCTTATGTTTttcaataaaccttaaagggacgttatactTAATATTGAATTACTActtaattaattataacaaaatcATTTTCCAgtacacatttattatttattttgcttacttttgctgtaaaaaaatatGCTAGTCCCAAACTCCCTTGCGTGTAGGATAATGTTTCATTAGAATTTTTTTAGTACTAATCACTAgacataagtgtatattatacctgtactaatcactagacataagtgtatattatacatgtactaatcagtagacataagtgtatattatacatgtactaatcagtagacataagtgtatattatacatgtactaatcagtagacataagtgtatattatacatgtactaatcactagac
The nucleotide sequence above comes from Bombina bombina isolate aBomBom1 chromosome 7, aBomBom1.pri, whole genome shotgun sequence. Encoded proteins:
- the FOSL1 gene encoding fos-related antigen 1; the protein is MYRDFTGTYPHQDIGCSSSHSLQNPPPASLLGVVGMGHSATTSPSSDTQQKYPSHSTSSSFVPTLNAITSSQDFNWMVQPNVRSLTLPPYHNSRHGVIRSMGNVLGMGRRRHAEQVPPEEEERRRVRRERNKIAAAKCRNRRKELTDYLQAETDKLEEEKSALQKEIAELQKQKDKLELIFDAHRPICKVTQPHQQDQKMSSPKLVKKELCEEPNKVSKANLPKIKLSQTLVEPETLHTPTLMKTPSITPFTSSLVFTYPGPQETCSTAHRRYSSSSSSGEQSPQSLGSPSLLTL